A segment of the Opitutia bacterium genome:
CGACTACATCGCCAAACACATCCTGCATCAGCCCCCGCAGTCCTGCAATTACGCCGGCAACAAACAGGTCGGCGACTTCCTCCGCTCGATCATGGAAAAAGGCCAAACCGAAGACTGGCGCAAGGTGCTGCGCGAGGCGACCGGTGAGGAACTCTCAACCCGTGCGATGGTGGAATACTACGCGCCGCTCCTGAAGTGGCTCGAAGAACAAAACCAGGGCCGCCAAATCGGCTGGGAATGACCCGCGCGCCCGCGATCGCCCTCGCCGCGTTTGTCGCGCTCGTCGCGTTCGTCGCTCCGCCGACGCCCGCCGCGAACGCCGCGGATGCCGCGGATGCCGCGAGCCCAGTCGCGCAGGACACCGCCGTCGGTGTCGCCGACCTCGGCTGGCTCGCGGGCACTTGGCGCGGCCCCACGCCGGCGGGCCGCACGATCGAGACCACCTACACTCCGCCGGACGGCGGCGTCGTTCTCGGCACCAGCAAGGAGTTCAACGCGGACGGCCGCTGCGTGTTCTTCGATCTCGAACACTTCGCGCTGAAAGACGGCGTGCTCACGCTCACGCCGCATCCCGCCGGCAAGCGCAGCGCGGACTCCTTCCCGCTCGTCGCCTTCGATCGCACCGCCCGCCGCGCGACCTTCGCCAACCGCGCGCACGATTGGCCGCAGCAATTCGACTACGCGCGCGAATCGCACGACCGCCTCGTCATCGTCCTTTCCGGTCCTGACAAATCCGGCGGCACGCGCACGGAGCGCTACGAACTCGGACTCGTCCGCTGACTTCCGCCGCGCGTCGAGCTTCCCATTTTCGGGAAACCCGAATCCCGCCCCCGGCCGAGCGTCATCCGCCGCACCTGCCTGCCGTGCTCTCTAGTCGTTGACCACAAGCGATTTGAAATAAACAAGTCCGCTGGCATGCCGGGTGCAAAAGCTGACCGACTCACCGCCCCTCTCATGCTCCAGCTTCGGCGCCCATTCGCCCTTTTTCTTTTCCTCGCTCCGTTCGTCGTCGCGCTCGCGCAAAACGCCAACGACGCCACGCCCGCCAGCACTCCGGGGCCGATCCGTGAGAAGCTGACGCTCGACGACGCCATCCGCCGCGCCGTGGCGAAGAATTACACGATCCAATCCGACGCGCTCGACGTCTCGATCGCCCGCGCGCGCGTGCTGGAGCAATTCGGCATCTTCGATCCCCAGCTCACGGGCAAATACACCTACGGGGAAAACGAGAATCCGCTGCAGACCTTCAACTCGTCGACCGGCCTGCGCAATTTCACCACCGACAAGACCGACAGCTACGAACTCGCCGTCGGCGGCACGATGCCGTGGGGCCTCACCTACTCGCTCGGTGCCACGCAGACCAATGCGCGCGGCACGTTCAACGGCTACGCGGACGCGTTCGACACCTTTGCCGGCGTCTCGGCCCGCCAGCCGCTGTTGCGCGGTTTCGGCTTCGGCGCGACCACCGCCCAGATCCGCATCGCGATGGCCGGCCGCGATATTTCCGAATGGCAGTTCCGCCAATCGGTCATCGATACGATCACCCGCGTCACGTTCGCCTACTACGAGCTGAGCTTCGCGCAGTCGAACCTCCGCACCGCGCTGCGCTTCCGCGAAGTCGCCGCGACGCTGCTCGAAGAGAATCAAAAGCGCTTCAAGGTCGGCGCGATGTCCGAATACGACGTCACTTCCGCCCGCGCGCGCGTTGCCATGCGCGAGGAGAACATCTTCTCCGCCGAGCGTGGCGTCCGCGAAGCCGAGAACGCCCTCAAGGCCCTCATCTCCGACGAGCGCAGCGTGAAGCTCCTCGATTGGAAAATCGAAATCGAGCCGCTTACGACGCTGCCCGTCGCGCTCGTCAATCCCGCCCTCGATTTTCAGGAAGCCCTCAAGAAACGCCCCGACTACCAGCAGGCGAAGCTCAACCTCAAGCGCTCCGACATCTCCTACAAATACCAGCGCAACCAGCTCCTGCCGCGCGTCGACCTCGTCGGCAGCTACGGCTACAACGGCCTCGACGCCAACCGCGAGACTGCCCAGCGCATGGTCCGCAACGAGGACTTCCGCTCCTTCAGCTACGGCGTGCAGGTCACCATCCCGTTCACCTTCGCCGCCGAACGCGGCCGCTACCGCCAGGCGAAGTTCGCCAAGCGCCAGGCCGAGATCGATCTCGAGCAAATCGAGCAGAACATCGTCGTCTCCGTCGGCAACGCCGCCGCGAATATCGAGACCACCCGCCAGCGCGTCGCCGCCGCCCGTCAGGCCCGCGAACTCGCCCAAAAGGTCCTCGAGGACGAACAAAAGCGCCTCCGCGCGGGCAGCAGCAGCACGTTCTTCGTTTCCCAGGAGCAGGAAATCGTTGCCAGCACGGAAGTCAGCGAACTCCGCGCCGAAGCCGACTACCGTCGGGCGATCGCCGAATACGACCGGCAGCTCGGCGTCACGCTGGAAAAGCTAAATATCAGCATCACTGCGCCGAAGTAATAATCAGGTTTGTTTAGTGTGTGTGTCCAACAGGCGGCGGCCCCTCAAAAGGCGCCGCCTGTTTGTTTTCGCCGCCGCTACAGCGAACGCGGCTCGGAAGTGGTTTTGCGAAACACGGGTGTAGTCCGGTCTGCTACCGCTTTTTCGCGACTAGCCGATCAATTACCAACGAAGCCTGCTCTTTGCTCAAGCATTCGAGAAACGCCTCGTCCTGAAATCCCTCCGTCCAAAGACGTAATTTCTGCTTCTTCGTGGCGAACTCTGAATATGGGGTCCACGGCGGTAATGCGAAAAATTGAAAACCGCGCCCATCCAAGAATGCCTTCACTGTGTTGTAGCGCACCAGCTCTGGGAGCGATTCGCCTTTATTTTTCATGACACTTTCAGATCGCGCGCACCTTCACGTTCCGCAGCTCGATGCTTTCGCCTGCAACGGCCACCCGGCCACTCCGCTCGGCGACGAACTTCGCCACGGACGGATTCGCGCTCGCCGCGATCGCTTTGCGCCAATCTGGCGTGTCGAGCATGTAGCTCATCACCTTCTCGCCGTTGATCCAGTATTCGACCGAGTTGCCGAACACCACGATCTTGCAGCGATACCACACGTCGAACTGCGGCGGAATCTTCCGGTCGGGCGCACTCAGGCCGTTTCCACCGAGCACGTCGCCGTGCCCGGCCAGCTGCATCACCGGCCCGGATTTCTCCGGCGACGCTTCGTCCTCGAACACCCGGAAATACACCGCGCCCTTGCCGCCCTCGGCGACCTTCCAGTCGAACGTCAGTTCGAAATCCGCAAACGCATCGTTCGTCACCAGCGCCGCACCAGCCGCGCCGAAGAACGAGCCGTCGCGCGCCTGCCAATTCGTCGGCAGCTTGTTGGCCCGATAGCCGTGCCAGTCGCTCGCATCGAGCAAACGCCAGCCCTGCGAGCGCTCGAACGCCGTCACCTTCGGCTGATCGGCCGCCATCAACGCAACCGGGAAAACCAACGCGGCAAACAGAAGTGACTTGGGGCTCATGGTGCTCACGATGTGGCTCGGCCCCGCAGCGTCAATCTCCGGAATAGGGTGAGCCCCCTATTCATTCTCTGGAAAGCAGAATGTGCCCCTCCCCTCCGCGCAAGCGGGCCGTCGCAGCACCGAGCCACGCCAATGTCCGCTTGCGCCGCCGCGCCGCCGCCGCGAACGTGCCTCCATGCCGCGCATCCCTCTCGAGGACAATTTCACCGACGTGCTGGGTAAAGCCCAACGCGGCCTCCACCTCTCCGACGCCGACCTCGTCGCCAAGGCCGGCATCACCGCCGCCGAGTTTGCCGCCCTCAAGAAAGGCGAAATCCGCGACCACCCGCTCCGCGCCATCGCCCGCGCCCTCCAGCTCAACGGCGCCGCCCTGCTCACTCTCGCCCGCAAGGAATGGTATCCGCAACAACCGGTCTTCCCCCGCGGCTTCGCGATGTTCAACACGCCGCACGAGGACATGACGGTGAACAGCTACCTCGCGTGGGACACGCGCACGCGCCTCGCCGCGGCGTTCGACACCGGCGCCGACGCCAGTGCGATGATCGACACCATCGCGAGCGAGAAGCTCACCCTCCGCTACATTTTCGTCACCCACACGCACGAGGACCACATCGCCGCGTTGCCGCAACTCGCCGCCGCCGCCCCCGCCGCGGAAATCTGGTCGAGCGACCGCGAGCCGGTCGCCTTCCCCGGCGCCCGCACGTTTACCGAGAACGCCCACTTTCACCTCGGCGAACTCGCCGTGAAAACGCTGCTCACCTGGGGCCACTCGCCCGGCCAGACGACGTTCTATGTCACCGGCCTCTCCTGGCCGCTCGCGATCGTCGGCGACTCGCTGTTCGCCGCCTCGGCCGGCGGCAGCCCCGAGCACTACGCCGACCAGCTCCGCAACGACCGCGAAAAGATCTTCCGCCTGCCCTCCGATACCGTGCTGGCCTGCGGCCACGGCCCGTTGACGACGCTCACCCAGGAACGTCGCTACAATCCGTTCTTCGCTCGATGAGCTGGCGCACTAGCTGCCGGAAAGAGACTTGAGCCGGTCCGGCGACCCGGTTCCTGTCCGATATAGGTAGGAACCCTCTGATGCCCCGTTTGCCCCTCCGCCGCGTCCGGCTCGTCGCGTGGTGCCTTTTGTGCGCCGGCGTGATCGGTCTTTTGCGCGCCGATGAATCCGCGCCACCGGCCAAACGCCGCTGGCGCGCCGGGGTCGAACTCGGAGCCGCGCCGTTCACCTTTGCCGACGATCAGGGTCGGCCCACCGGCTTCGCCGTCGAATTGCTCCGCGCCGTCGCCGCGGAGCGCGGACTCGAGATCGAATTCGTCACGACGCCGTGGAGCGAGATGCTTCCCAAATTCCGTCGCGGCGAAATCGACATCATCTGCAACATCGTCGACACGCCGGATCGCCACTCCTTCATCGCGTTCAGCAGCACCACGGCCACGCTCAAGGGCGCGCTTTTCCTGCGCAAGGACCACGCGCCGCTCTACGACTACAGCGACATCAACGGCCTCCGCATTGCCGTGCCGCGCGACTCGCGAGCGCACGACTTCCTGAAACGCAGCCCGTGGCGCGTCGAATTCGCGTTCGAGCCCTCGCTCCTCGATTGCATCACCGCGCTCGACCAAGGACGCGCCGACGCCGTCTTTTCCACCGACCTCGTCGCCGCCGACATCATGCGGCGCCGCGGGCTCACCAACATCGTGCGCTCGAAGCTCGAGTTTCCCGATCTCGACTATCGCGAGCACTTCGGTGTCTCGCCCGCCAACCCGCAACTCCTGGCCGAACTCAACGAGGGCCTGCTGACCGTCGAGCGCCACGATCACTACGACCGCCTCTACGAACGATGGATCGGCCCACTCCGCCCGCGCGAACTCGGCTGGCGTGACCTGCGCCCCTACGCGGCTCCCTTCGTCGTCTCGCTCGGCCTGATCCTTTTCGCCTTCGCGTGGCAACGCCGGATGCTGCTGCAAGTTGCCCGGCAGGCCGAAGCGCTGCGTCTCAGCGAGGAGCGCCTCTCGCTCGTGCTCGAAGGCAGCCAGGACGGATTCTGGGACTGGAACGTGCGCACCGGCGAAATCCTCCGCAGCCCGCGTTGGTATTCCATGCTCGGCTACACGGCCGACGATATCCCGCCCGACCACGCCGGCTTCTCCGGCATCGTCCATCCCGACGACCGCGAGCGTTGCGTAGCCTCCGAGTCCGAATTCTGGCGCGGCCAGGATCACTTCACCATCGAACTCCGCTTGCGCACCAAGGACGGCGGTTGGAAGTGGATCCTCGACCGCGGCAAGGTCGTCGCGCGCGACCCGCACACGCACGAGCCGCTCCGCATCGCCGGCACGCACACCGACATCACGTCCCGCAAACTCGCCGAGCAGGAGGCCGAGAGCCTGCAGCGCAAGATGCAGGAGACCCAGCGCCTCGAGAGCCTCGGCGTCCTCGCCGGCGGCATCGCGCACGATTTCAACAACCTCCTCACCGTCATCCTCGGCAACGCTTCCCTCGTCGAACTCGACGAGCGCGCCTCGCCCGCGACCGCCGGCCACGTGGAGAAGATCAAGCAAGCGTCCAATCGCGCGGCCGATCTCTGCCGGCAACTCCTCGCCTACGCCGGCAAAGGCGCGTTCACGATCGAGCAATTGTCGCTCAACTCCATCGCGCGCGACACCGTGCATCTCTTGGAACTCTCCGCGCAGCGCCAGGCCGCGCTCGACTTCGCGCTCGCGAAGGACCTCCCGCTCGTCGAAGGCGATCCGTCGCAATTGCAGCAGGTCATCATGAACCTCGTGCTGAACGCCTCCGAGGCCATCGCGAAAAAAGGCGGTCGCATCCGCCTCACGACGTCGCGCGTCGATCTCGTGCGCGGCGAACTGGCGGACGCCCTGCCGTCGCCCGACCTCGCCGCCGGCATCTACGCCTGCCTCGAGGTGGCCGACAACGGCTGCGGTATGTCGCCCGAGGTTCGCGCGCGCATCTTCGATCCGTTCTTCACGACGAAATTCACCGGGCGCGGCCTCGGCCTCGCCGCCGTCCTCGGCATCGTGCGCTCCCACCGCGGCGCACTCACGGTCCACAGCGAACCCGACCGCGGCTCCACTTTCCGCGTCTACCTCCCCGCCACGGCGTCGGCCGCGCCGCCCCCGAAGCCGCCGACGCGCGACCGCGGCGCGTCGACGGGAGTCATTCTCGTTGCCGACGACGACGAAGCGCTCCGCCCGCTTTTCGCCGAAGTGCTGAGCCGCCTCGGCTTCACGCCGGTCGTCACCGCCGATGGCGACGAAGCGCTCGCCGCCTTCACCGCAGAGCCGGAGCGGTTCACCGCCGCCCTCCTCTATCTCACCATGCCGGGCAAGGACGGCCTGCAGACGTTGCGCGAGCTGCGGCGCATCCGCGCCGAATTGCCGTGCGTCCTTGTCAGCGGCTACAGCGAACACGAGGCCCGCGCGCGCGGCGACGTGCGCGAGTTCACCGACTTCCTGCAAAAGCCGTTCACACCCGAAAGCTTGAACGCCGTGCTCCGCCGCGCCACGAGTAGGGTGTGACCGCTCACGCTCTTCCGGCCCGGCCATGA
Coding sequences within it:
- a CDS encoding MBL fold metallo-hydrolase — encoded protein: MPRIPLEDNFTDVLGKAQRGLHLSDADLVAKAGITAAEFAALKKGEIRDHPLRAIARALQLNGAALLTLARKEWYPQQPVFPRGFAMFNTPHEDMTVNSYLAWDTRTRLAAAFDTGADASAMIDTIASEKLTLRYIFVTHTHEDHIAALPQLAAAAPAAEIWSSDREPVAFPGARTFTENAHFHLGELAVKTLLTWGHSPGQTTFYVTGLSWPLAIVGDSLFAASAGGSPEHYADQLRNDREKIFRLPSDTVLACGHGPLTTLTQERRYNPFFAR
- a CDS encoding TolC family protein, translating into MLQLRRPFALFLFLAPFVVALAQNANDATPASTPGPIREKLTLDDAIRRAVAKNYTIQSDALDVSIARARVLEQFGIFDPQLTGKYTYGENENPLQTFNSSTGLRNFTTDKTDSYELAVGGTMPWGLTYSLGATQTNARGTFNGYADAFDTFAGVSARQPLLRGFGFGATTAQIRIAMAGRDISEWQFRQSVIDTITRVTFAYYELSFAQSNLRTALRFREVAATLLEENQKRFKVGAMSEYDVTSARARVAMREENIFSAERGVREAENALKALISDERSVKLLDWKIEIEPLTTLPVALVNPALDFQEALKKRPDYQQAKLNLKRSDISYKYQRNQLLPRVDLVGSYGYNGLDANRETAQRMVRNEDFRSFSYGVQVTIPFTFAAERGRYRQAKFAKRQAEIDLEQIEQNIVVSVGNAAANIETTRQRVAAARQARELAQKVLEDEQKRLRAGSSSTFFVSQEQEIVASTEVSELRAEADYRRAIAEYDRQLGVTLEKLNISITAPK
- a CDS encoding transporter substrate-binding domain-containing protein; protein product: MPRLPLRRVRLVAWCLLCAGVIGLLRADESAPPAKRRWRAGVELGAAPFTFADDQGRPTGFAVELLRAVAAERGLEIEFVTTPWSEMLPKFRRGEIDIICNIVDTPDRHSFIAFSSTTATLKGALFLRKDHAPLYDYSDINGLRIAVPRDSRAHDFLKRSPWRVEFAFEPSLLDCITALDQGRADAVFSTDLVAADIMRRRGLTNIVRSKLEFPDLDYREHFGVSPANPQLLAELNEGLLTVERHDHYDRLYERWIGPLRPRELGWRDLRPYAAPFVVSLGLILFAFAWQRRMLLQVARQAEALRLSEERLSLVLEGSQDGFWDWNVRTGEILRSPRWYSMLGYTADDIPPDHAGFSGIVHPDDRERCVASESEFWRGQDHFTIELRLRTKDGGWKWILDRGKVVARDPHTHEPLRIAGTHTDITSRKLAEQEAESLQRKMQETQRLESLGVLAGGIAHDFNNLLTVILGNASLVELDERASPATAGHVEKIKQASNRAADLCRQLLAYAGKGAFTIEQLSLNSIARDTVHLLELSAQRQAALDFALAKDLPLVEGDPSQLQQVIMNLVLNASEAIAKKGGRIRLTTSRVDLVRGELADALPSPDLAAGIYACLEVADNGCGMSPEVRARIFDPFFTTKFTGRGLGLAAVLGIVRSHRGALTVHSEPDRGSTFRVYLPATASAAPPPKPPTRDRGASTGVILVADDDEALRPLFAEVLSRLGFTPVVTADGDEALAAFTAEPERFTAALLYLTMPGKDGLQTLRELRRIRAELPCVLVSGYSEHEARARGDVREFTDFLQKPFTPESLNAVLRRATSRV
- a CDS encoding DUF1080 domain-containing protein → MSPKSLLFAALVFPVALMAADQPKVTAFERSQGWRLLDASDWHGYRANKLPTNWQARDGSFFGAAGAALVTNDAFADFELTFDWKVAEGGKGAVYFRVFEDEASPEKSGPVMQLAGHGDVLGGNGLSAPDRKIPPQFDVWYRCKIVVFGNSVEYWINGEKVMSYMLDTPDWRKAIAASANPSVAKFVAERSGRVAVAGESIELRNVKVRAI